The proteins below are encoded in one region of Oncorhynchus tshawytscha isolate Ot180627B linkage group LG04, Otsh_v2.0, whole genome shotgun sequence:
- the LOC112246824 gene encoding AP-3 complex subunit sigma-1-like isoform X1 yields MIKAILIFNNHGKPRLSKFYEHYNEDTEQQIIRETFHLVSKRDENVCNFLEGGMLIGGSENRLIYRHYATLYFVFCVDSSESELGILDLIQVFVETLDKCFENVCELDLIFHVDKVHNILAEMVMGGMVLETNMNEIIIQVDAQNKMEKSEAGIAGAPARAVSAVKNMNLPEMPRNINIGDISIKVPNLPSFK; encoded by the exons ATGATTAAAGCCATACTAATATTCAACAACCATGGGAAACCTCGGCTTTCTAAATTCTACGAGCATTAC AACGAAGACACGGAACAACAAATCATCAGAGAAACATTTCATCTGGTGTCCAAAAGAGATGAGAACGTCTGCAATTTTCTAGAAGGTGGAAT GTTGATTGGTGGATCTGAGAACAGGCTCATCTACAGACACTATGCCACGCTCTACTTTGTATTCTGCGTCGATTCCTCTGAGAGCGAGCTTGGCATCTTAGACCTTATCCAG GTGTTTGTGGAAACATTGGACAAATGCTTCGAGAATGTCTGTGAACTTGACTTAATTTTCCACGTGGACAAG GTCCACAATATACTGGCAGAGATGGTGATGGGGGGGATGGTGCTGGAGACCAACATGAATGAGATCATCATACAGGTGGACGCCCAAAACAAAATGGAGAAATCGGAG GCTGGTATTGCAGGAGCCCCTGCTCGCGCAGTGTCAGCCGTAAAGAACATGAACCTCCCCGAAATGCCCAGAAACATCAACATTGGAGACATCAGTATAAAAGTGCCAAACTTACCCTCCTTCAAATAG
- the LOC112246824 gene encoding AP-3 complex subunit sigma-1-like isoform X2 has protein sequence MIKAILIFNNHGKPRLSKFYEHYNEDTEQQIIRETFHLVSKRDENVCNFLEGGMLIGGSENRLIYRHYATLYFVFCVDSSESELGILDLIQVFVETLDKCFENVCELDLIFHVDKVHNILAEMVMGGMVLETNMNEIIIQVDAQNKMEKSETFIFQSPRQDR, from the exons ATGATTAAAGCCATACTAATATTCAACAACCATGGGAAACCTCGGCTTTCTAAATTCTACGAGCATTAC AACGAAGACACGGAACAACAAATCATCAGAGAAACATTTCATCTGGTGTCCAAAAGAGATGAGAACGTCTGCAATTTTCTAGAAGGTGGAAT GTTGATTGGTGGATCTGAGAACAGGCTCATCTACAGACACTATGCCACGCTCTACTTTGTATTCTGCGTCGATTCCTCTGAGAGCGAGCTTGGCATCTTAGACCTTATCCAG GTGTTTGTGGAAACATTGGACAAATGCTTCGAGAATGTCTGTGAACTTGACTTAATTTTCCACGTGGACAAG GTCCACAATATACTGGCAGAGATGGTGATGGGGGGGATGGTGCTGGAGACCAACATGAATGAGATCATCATACAGGTGGACGCCCAAAACAAAATGGAGAAATCGGAG ACGTTTATCTTTCAGTCTCCCAGAcaggacaggtag